From Micromonospora auratinigra:
ATCCGGTACGCCCCGGCGTACCCGCTGTCGGTGACCCCGGCCTCGCTGACGTACCCGGTCAGGCCCGGGCCCGGACCGGCGACCACGGCGACCGTCACGGCGACCGCCCCGGCCACCGTGCAGCCGGCGGCGGCCGACGCCGCGGCGGCCCGGACGACGGCGAGGTCAGCCACGCCCGTGCGGCGTGGTCCAGCCCGAGGTGTCCGGGCCCAGCGGCACGATCCGGGTCGGGTTGATCGCCTCGTGGGTGGCGTAGTAGTGCCGCTTGATGTGGTCGAAGTCCACCGTCTCGCCGAAGCCCGGGGTCTGGAACAGGTCCCGGGCGTACGCCCACAGCACCGGCAGCTCGGTCAGCTTCTGCCGGTTGCACTTGAAGTGCCCGTGGTACGCCACGTCGAAGCGGACCAGGGTGGTGAAGAGCCGCACGTCCGCCTCGGTGATCGCGTCGCCCATCAGGTAGCGCTGCCCGGCCAGCCGCTCCGACAACGCGTCCAGCCGGGCGAACAGCGCGGTGTACGCCTCGTCGTACGCCTGCTGCGAGGTGGCGAAGCCGCACCGGTAGACCCCGTTGTTCACGTCCCGGTGGATCTCGGCCATCAGCGCGTCCAGCTCCGGGCGCAGCGCGACCGGGTAGAGGTCCGGCGCGTCCGGGGCGTGGAACCGCCGCCACTCGGTGGAGAGGTCCAGGGTGAGCTGCGGGTAGTCGTTGGTGACCACGCGGCCGGTCAGCGTGTCCACCAGCGCCGGCACGGTCACCCGGCCGCTGTAGTCCGGGTCGGTGGCCAGGTACGCCTCGGAGAGGAAGCCGATGCCCAGCGCCGGGTCGAAGCCGTCCGGGTCGAGGGTGAACCGCCAGCCCCGCTCGTCGCGGATCGGGTCGACGGTGCCCAGCGAGATCACCTCGTCCAGGCCGAGCAGCCCGCGCACGATCCGCGCCCGGTGCGCCCACGGGCAGGCCCGGCACCAGATCAACCGGTACCGGCCGGCCTCCAGCGGCCAGCGCCCCGCCTCGTCCGGGCCGCCGCCCTCCGGTGAGGTGGAGTGCGGGGTGACCCGACCGGTGAACCGGTTGGGTTGCCGGACGAACTCGCCGCCGCCGGCGGTCTCTGCGCTGAACTGGGCCCGGGTCATGCCGTCAACCTATCCGCCGCCGGCCTGGATATCCTGGCGCCGGGCGTCCCCGTGACCCGGCGGGCGACCCGCCGCCAGCCCCTTCCCACCCCCGAAGGACGTGCGCCCGATGAGCGTGGCCTACCTCGTTTCCGGAGTCCGTACCCCGATCGGCCGGTACGCCGGCGCCCTCGCCGGGGTACGCCCCGACGACCTGGCCGCGCACGTGCTGCGCGAGCTGGTCGCCCGCCACCCGGCGGTGGACTGGGCCCGCACCGACGACGTGCTGCTGGGCTGCGCCAACCAGGCCGGTGAGGACAACCGCAACGTGGCCCGGATGGCGGCCCTGCTCGCCGGCCTGCCCGAGGAGGTCCCCGGCAGCACGGTCAACCGGCTCTGCGGCTCGGGCCTGGACGCCCTGGCCACCGCCGCCCGGTCCATCGTGGCCGGCGAGGCCGACCTGGTGGTGGCCGGCGGGGTGGAGAGCATGAGCCGGGCGCCCTTCGTCATGCCGAAGGCGACCACCCCGTTCTCCCGCACCGCCGAGGTGTACGACACCACCATCGGCTGGCGGCTGGTCAACCCGCTGATGCAGAAGGCGTGGGGCATCGACTCGATGCCGGAGACGGCCGAGAACGTGGCCGCTCAGTACGGCATCGACCGGGTCGCGCAGGACGAGTTCGCGCTCCGCTCCCAGCAGCGCACCGCCAAGGCGCAGGCGGACGGCCGGTTCGCCGAGGAGATCGTGCCGGTGACCGTGCCCGCCGGCCGGCGCGAGACGAAGCTGGTGGAGACCGACGAGCACCCCCGGGAGACCTCCCTGGAGAAGCTCGCCGCGCTGCCCACCCCGTTCCGCGACGGTGGCACGGTGACCGCCGGCAACTCCTCCGGCGTCAACGACGGCGCGGTGGCCCTGCTGGTCGCCTCCGCGGCGGCCGTCGAGCGGTACGGCCTGACCCCGCTCGCCCGGGTGACCGGCGCGGCGGCGGCCGGCGTACCGCCCCGGATCATGGGGATCGGGCCGGTGCCGGCCACCCGCAAGCTGCTCGACCGGCACGGCCTGGGCCTGGCCGACCTCGACGTGATCGAGCTGAACGAGGCGTTCGCCGCGCAGTCCGTGGCGGTGCTGCGCGAGCTGGGCCTGCCCGAGGACGCCGAGCACGTCAACCCGAACGGCGGGGCGATCGCGCTGGGTCACCCGCTCGGCGCCAGCGGTGCCCGGCTGGCGCTGACCGCCGCGCTGGAGCTGCGCCGCCGGGGTGGCCGGCGTGCGCTGGCCACCATGTGCGTCGGCGTCGGGCAGGGCATCTCGCTGCTGCTGGAGTCGGCCGCCTGATCCCGTCCCGTGGCTCCCGGGCGGTTCCCGCACGACGAACGGAACCGTCCGGGTGTCCCACCGGCACAAGTGGATCTCCCGTTGGTGGGCGTACGCGCATAGAGTGGTGTGGACCACACGTACGCGGTGACGACCTGGGGGACCGAGCATGCCGACGCCGGAAGGAATTCCCGCCGAGATCGACCTGAGCCGGCCCAGCGCGGCCCGGGTCTACGACTACTTCCTCGGGGGCGCGCACAACTTCGAGATCGACCGGCAGCTCGCCGAGCAGATCGCGTCGATGACCCCGAACCTGGCCGCCACCATGCGCTCCGGCCGGGAGTTCCTGCGCCGGGCCGTACGGGTGCTGCTCGACGCCGGCATCGACCAGTTCCTGGACATCGGCTCCGGCATCCCCACCGTCGGCAACGTGCACGAGGTGGCCCAGGCGGCGAACCCGGCCGCCCGGATCGTCTACGTCGACATCGACCCGGTGGCGGTGGCGCACAGCCGCGAGATCCTCGCCGACAACGACCGGGCCGTCGCCGTGCACGGCGACCTGCGCGAGCCCAAGCTGATCCTGGACCAGGCGAAGGCCAGCGGCCTGATCGACTTCGACCGGCCGGTGGGCATCCTGCTCGCCGGGGTGGTGCACTTCATCCCCGACGTCGACCGGCCGGCCGACATCCTGGCCACCCTGCGCGCCGCCGCCGCGCCGGGCAGCTTCCTGGTCATCTCGCACTCGACCTTCGAGGACCAGCCGCAGGAGATGCTGGACGCGCAGCGGCTGTCGGCGCGTACCGCCACCGAGATCACGCTGCGCTCCCGCGCCGAGATCACCGGCTACTTCGGCGACTGGACCGTCCTCGAACCGGGCGTGGTGCACATGCCGTTGTGGCGACCCGACTCCCCGTCGGACGTCGACGAGCACCCCGAGCGGTTCGGGGCGTTCGGCGGCGTCGCCCGGTACGACCGAGCCGCCGGCTGAGCCGACATGCGCGCCCCGGACCCCGACGGGGGCGGCTTCAGCCGGCCGGGCGCCCAGGCGTACGCCGCCGAGTGGGCCCGTGCCGTGCGCCGCATCGGATTCGTGCCGCTCAGCGCGGCGGAGACCGAGCGCCTGCTGCTGGTGCACACGGTGCGACTCGGGCAGGTCCTGCTCGCCCCCGCGTTCTCCGCCAGGGCGGCGGAGGACGTGGGGCGGGCGCTGGTGGAGGCGCACCTCACCGAGCCGGGGGTGCTGGACTGGTCGGTCCAGGCCCTCGGTGACCGCTTCCTGCCCTGGGTGGTGCCCGCCCACCCGGAGCTGCCCGAGGCCGAGGAGCGGATCGCCGCGCTGCAGGGGGCGCTGGCCGCCGGCTTCGCCCGGGCGCTGCGCGACCGTACCTTCAGCCAGCAGGAGCGGATCGCCCGCTCGGCCTGGCAGGCCCGCGACGCGGTCGAGCAGGCCCTGCGGGACAGTGAGGCGCGGTTCCGCGCGGTCTTCACCGGCGCCGCCATCGGGATCGGCATCGCTGCCATCGACGGCACCATCCTGGAGGTCAACCAGTCCTTCGCGGACATGCTCGGCTACACCGCCGACGAGCTGCACGAGATCAACGTGGCCGCGCTGTTCCACGCCGACGACGCGGCCGGCATGTGGGAGCTCTACCAGGAGCTGATCGAGGGCAAGCACGACAGCGCCCGGGTGGAGAAGCGGTACCACCGCAAGGACGGCAGCGTCGTCTGGACCGACCTCGCCGTCTCCCTGATCCGCTACGACGACGGCCGCCCCCGGTTCACCGTCGCGATGATCGAGGACATCACCGAGCGGTACGAGCTTCAGCAGCGGTTGCGCTTCCAGGCGCTGCACGACCCGCTCACCGGGCTGCCCAACCGGACCCTGTTCTTCGAGACGCTGGAGCGGCTCTTCGGCGCGGCCGGCCGGGAACAGCGGATCGGGCTCTGCTTCATCGACCTGGACGGCTTCAAGGCGATCAACGACAGCCTCGGGCACGACCTCGGCGACCGGCTGCTCAAGGTGATCGGCCGCCGGCTGGCCGACTGTGTCGCCGGTCGGGGTCACCTGGTGGCCCGGATGGGCGGCGACGAGTTCGTCATCCTGGTCGACTCCGGCGGCGGCCTGGACGACGCGGTGGAGGTGGCCGAGCTGGCGCTGGCCGCGGTCTCCGCCCCGGTGCACGTCGGCGACCAGCAGCTGGCCGTGTCGGCGAGCATCGGCATCGTGGACTGCCCGGCGGTGGAGACCAGCGCCTCCGAGCTGATGAAGGCCGCCGACACCACCCTCTACTGGGCGAAGGCCGAGGGGCGCGGCCGCTGGGCGGTCTACGACCCGGAACGCAGCGCCGCCGACATCGCCCGGTCGGCGCTGGCCGCCGGGCTGCCCGCCGCCCTGGACCGGGGCGAGTTCGTGCTGCACTACCAGCCGATCGTGTCGCTGCTCGACGGGTCGATGACCGCCGTGGAGGCGCTGGTCCGCTGGCAGCACCCCGAGCTGGGCCTGATCGGGCCGGACCGGTTCATCGGGCTGGCCGAGGAGACCGGGCTGATCGTCCGGCTCGGCGCCTGGGTGCTCCGGCAGGCGTGCCGGGACGCCGAGGGCTGGCGGCGCGCGTTCCCGGGGACCGGGCTGGTGGTCAGCGTCAACCTGGCCGCCCGGCAGGCCGACGACCCGGCGATCGTGGAGACCGTGGCCGAGGCGTTGCAGCACACCGGGCTGCCGGCGGAGCTGCTGCAACTGGAGCTGACCGAGAGCGCCGTGATGGGCGCCGCCGGGGAGCCGCTGCGTTCCCTGCGCCAGCTCGCCGGGCTCGGCGTACGGCTGGCGATCGACGATTTCGGCACCGGGTACTCGAACCTGGCGTACCTGCGCCGGCTGCCGATCCACAGCCTGAAGCTGGCCGGCCCGTTCGTGGAGGGCATCCGCGCCGACGGTCCCGACGTCGCCGACCACCGCGACGAGCGGATCGTCGACGCGCTCGTCCGGTTGGCGCACGCGCTGGAACTCTGGGTGACCGCCGAGGCGGTGGAGACCGAGTTGCAGGCCGAGCGGTTGCGGGCGCTGCGCTGCGACACCGGGCAGGGCCGCTTCTTCGGCGCCCCGATGCCCGCCGCGCACATCCGCGCCCGGCTGGCGGCCCGACCCGGGCCCGTCGTCGACGCCGCCGCGGTCGACGGGAACGCCGGTCCGGGCGGCGAGGCACAGGAGGAGACGCGGTGAGTCTGAGCGACACGCAGGCGGTGGTCTCGGTGGTCGCCGCGCTGGCGATCCTGGCCGGGCTGGCCGGGGTGGTGGTGCCCGGGCTGCCGGCGCTGCCGCTCTGCTGGGGCGGCGTGCTGGTCTGGGCGCTCTTCGGCCAGGCCGGCCCGGGCCGCTGGGCGGTGCTGGCCGCCGCCACGGTGGTCGCGGCCGGCGGCACGGTGGTCAAGTACGCCTGGCCGGGGCGCAACCTCAAGCGCGTCGGGGTGCCCACCTCGTCGCTGCTCGCCGGGGGCCTGCTCGGCCTGGTCGGCTTCTTCGTGATCCCGGTGGTCGGTCTGCCGATCGGCTTCGTGGGCGGCATCTGGGGCGCCGAGCGGCTGCGGCTGGGCAGCAACCAGCTCGCCTGGCCGGCCACCGTGCAGGCGGTCAAGGCGGCCGGGCTGTCCATGCTGGTCGAGTTCCTGGCCGGGGTGGTCGTCGCCGGGCTCTGGGTCGCCGGCCTGCTCTTCGCCTGAACCCCGGCACTCGCCGGGACGAGGGCGGCGGGACGACGGCGGCGGCGGTTAGGGTCGGGGCGTGCGGATCACAGTCCTGGGCGGCCTCGGCGCCTGGCCCACCGCCGAGCAGGCGTGCTCCGGGTTCCTCGTCGAGCACGACGGCTTCCGGATGCTGATCGACCCCGGCTACGCCACCCTGCAACCGCTGCTGGCCCGGATACCGGCGGCGCGGGTGGACGCCGTCTACGTCAGCCACGGCCACCCGGACCACTGCGCCGACCTGCAACCATTGCTGCGCGCCCGGGTGCTCGCCGACCGGTCCGGACCGCCGCTGCCCGTGCACGCGCCGGCCGGCAGCCTGGACCGCCTGCTCGCCGTCGACGAGCCGGGCCTGGTGGAGCCGGCGTACGCGGCGCGGCCCTTCGCGCCGGGCGACTCCTTCCCGATCGGGCCGTTCGCCGTGACGACCTGGTCGTTGCCGCACTGGGTGCCGAACGCCGGGGCCCGGTTCACCGGGCCGGGCGGCGTGCTGGCGCACACCGGGGACACCGGGCCCAGCCCGGACCTGGTCGACCTGGCCCGCGACGCGGACCTGCTGATCGCCGAGGCGACCTACCCGGTGGCGGTGCCGGACCGGCACGCGGGCAACCTGTCCAGCGCCGCCGAGGTGGGCCGGTACGCGAGCGCGGCCGGGGCACGGCGAGTGCTGCTCACCCACCTGTGGCCGGGCACCGATCCCGCCCTGGCGCTGGCCGCCACGCGGCAGGCGTACGCCGGCCCGGTCGAGGTCGCGCGGCCGGGCCTGGTGTGTGGGATCGGCGTCTGACGGGCCGGGCGTGCCGGCGCGCCGGGACGGGCTGCGGTCAGCTCGCGCCGGTGCCGTGGTGCAGCCAGTGCCGTAGCTCCGCCGGCGCCAGGGCGGCCAGCCGCCGCTGGTAGTGGGCCTCGTCCGCGGCGGTGAGGAGGTCCCGCCACTGCCCGGTGGTCCCGCTGTGGAAGAAGCGGTCAGGGTCGGCGAAGAGGCCGAGCCCCTCGTCCGGCGCGAGCCGGTCCGCCCGGCCCCGCATCTCGCTGAACGTCGCCGCCCGGACCAGGTCCGGCCAGCGGCACTCGGGTACGTCGATGCCCAGCCGCCCGGCGAGCCGGCGCATCTGGCCCGCCAGGTCGCGGGAGAGGTCGGCGTAGTGCAGCAGCACCACCTGCTCGTCGTGGCGGCGATCCCAGGCGTCGGCGAGGTGTTGGACCAGCCCTGCGAGGTCCTCGTCGAGCCACTGCAACACCCGCAGCCGCGGGTCGCTCGGGCGGGGCGGGCGGGGTCGGTCCGGGGCCGGTCCGGCGGGCGGGAGCAGTCGGCGGATCACCGCGTCGTCCAGGTTGCCGCGATGGTGGCTCATCGACACGGCCACGTCGCGCGGGTCGCGGCCCACCACCAGGTACGTAACGCCAGGCGCGACGGGCAGGCCGTCGAGCGGGGTGTGGGTCTTGATGAACCGGCGATGGGTCTGCCGGTCGAGGACGTGCCGCACCTCGTCGAGAGGGCGCAGGCGCATGTCCAGCCAGGGGGAGAGGGCGGTGAGCGGGGCGGGCAGCTCGGGACCGCCGAAGATCAACAGAGCGCAGATCATCTGCGCCCAGGTGGTGCCGCACTTGGACGGGGTGCTCAGCACGATGTCGTCCGGCCGGAACGGGAAACCGTCCCACCGGCTGCTGTCGCTGATTCCGCTGACGTGGCGCTGCGGGGCAGGCATCGTCGCACGGTAGCCGGGGAGGCGGCGGCGCGGGGCGTCCGGGGGTACGGCGGAACGCCGTACGTGAGTGAGAGAGAGGTGGACGCCCCGCGCCGTCGCGGGACCGGACGTTGCCGAGCGCCCGGTGTCGGCCCGTCGCGATCGGGCCTGGTCACAGGCACCAGAATGCCCGTGCCGCGCGGTCGGGGCAACGCGATTTCGGCTGCCCGACGTATTGACCACCCTTGATCGTCGGGCGGACACTGCGAGCACTCGTACCGGGGAACCACCTCGAGGAGGTGTGCAGTGGCCACGACGCCCGCGCCGACCGCCGAGCAGCCGATGGACGACGACGCCCGACGACTCGCCGAACTCGGCTACCACCAGGAGCTGCACCGTACGTGGAGCGGCTTCTCCAACTTCGCCATCTCGTTCTCGATCATCTCGATCCTGGCCGGCTGCTTCACCACGTTCGGCCAGGCGTGGAACAACGGCGGCCCGGTGGCCGTCTCCTGGGGCTGGCCGCTGATCTCGCTGTTCATCCTGATCATCGGCTTCTGCATGGCCGAGCTGGTCTCGGCGTACCCGACGGCGGGCGGGATCTACTGGTGGGCGGCGACCATGGGCCGGCCGGTGCACGGCTGGTTCACCGGCTGGCTCAACCTGATCGGGCTGGTCGCGGTGACCGCCTCGGTCGACTACGGCTGCGCCACCTTCCTCAACCTGACGCTGTCCGCGCTCTTCGACGGCTGGGCCGGCACCGGGCATCAGACGTTCGGGCTGTTCGTGGTGATCCTGGCCCTGCACGGGCTGATCAACATCTATGGGCACCACGTCATCGACGTACTCCAGAACGTCTCGGTCTGGTGGCACGTGGCCGGCGCGGCCGCGGTGGTGCTGATCCTGGTGCTGGTCCCGGACCGGCACCAGAGCTTCCAGTTCGTCTTCACCGAGCGGTTCGACAACTCCGGCTTCGGCGACGGCGACACCGGCGGGCTGACGTTCTGGTTCTACGTGCTGCCGCTGGGCTTCCTGCTGACCCAGTACACGATCACCGGCTTCGACGCCTGCGCGCACGTGTCGGAGGAGACCCGGGGCGCGTCCAAGGCCGCCGCCCAGGGGCTCTGGCGGTCGATCTTCTACTCGGCGGTGGGTGGCTGGATCCTGCTGCTCGCCTTCCTCTTCGCCGCCACCGACGTGGACGCGATCAACAAGGCGGGCGGCTTCTCCGGGGCGATCTTCGAGACCGCGTTGACCCCGTTCTTCTTCAAGGCGGTCATCATCATCTCCACCATCGGCCAGTTCTTCTGCGGGATGAGCTGCGTGACCTCGATGTCGCGGATGGCGTACGCGTTCAGCCGGGACCGCGCGGTGCCCGGCTGGCGGCTCTGGTCCCGGGTGGACCGCAACGGCACCCCGCGACACGCGATCATCGGGGCGACCCTGGCCGGGCTGGTGCTGACCCTGCCGGCGCTCTACCAGAAGGCCGGCGTACCGGTCGCCTTCTACGCGGTGGTCTCCGTCGCGGTGATCGGGCTCTACCTGTCCTTCCTCATCCCGATCTTCCTGCGGCTGCGGATGGGCGACCGGTTCGTCCCCGGCCCGTGGACGCTGGGCTGGCGCTACAAGCTGCTCGGCTGGATCGCGGTGGTGGAGATCGCGATCATCTCGGTCTACTTCGTGCTGCCGATCGTGCCGGCCGGGGTGCCCGGCAACGGCCGGTTCTCCTGGTCTGCGGTGAACTACGCGCCGCTCGCCGTCGGCGGCGTGCTGCTCGGCGTGGCGATCTGGTGGTACGCCTCGGCCCGGAAGTGGTTCACCGGCCCCCGCCGGACCGTCGACCTGCCGGCGCAGCGCACCGCCGGGGACGGGGCGGTGGTGGACGACCCGGCCTGACCCGTCCGGCGCCGCTGCCGCCACGTCGGGCGATCCGGTCGGCAGAATTCCCGGGGGCGGTGTCGATCCGCGCGCCGCTCGTTCGACGTGTGGGTGCGCAGGGCCGGACGTGGCCCCGCCGGAGGAGGAGAACGCGATGTCGAAGTACATGCTGATCATGCGGGGCACCGACGAGTCGAACGCGGCCATGCTGGCGTCGATCGACGAAGCGATGGCCGCCACCGGCCGGTTCATCGAGGAGATGCTCCAGGCCGGGGTGCTCCTCGCGGCCGAAGGGCTGGACGATCCGGCCCGGGGCGTCGTGGTCCACTTCGGCGGCGGGACCCCGGTGGTCACGGACGGGCCGTACGGGGAGACCCGGGAGCTGTTCGGCGGCTACTTCCTGCTCGACGTCGCCTCGCAGCAGGAGGCCGTCGAGTGGGCCACCCGGATGCCGGCGGTCCCCGGGTCCATGATCGAGGTCCGTCGGGTGGCCGAGAGCGACGAGGTCCCGCAGGCCGCCGAGCGGACCGTGCCGGAGCGGGTCGGGAGCCAGAGCGACGGCCGGATCTGATGGGCGCCGCCGACGTCGAGGCCGTCTGGCGGATCGAGTCGGCCCGGATCGTCGCGGCGCTGACCCGGTTCACCGGCGACGTCGGGCTGGCCGAGGACGCCACCCAGGAGGCGGTGGCCGAGGCGTTGGTGACCTGGCCGCGCGCCTCCCCGGCCAATCCGGCCGGCTGGCTGATGGCCACCGCCCGGCGGCGGGCGATCGACGCGATCCGCCGCCGGGCCGCCCTGCGCGACCGGTACGCCCTGCTGGCGGTCGACCCGCCGGTCACCGAGGACGTCGACCCCGACCCGATCGGCGACGACGTGCTGGCGTTGATGTTCGTCAGCTGCCACCCGGTGCTCTCCCCGCCGGCCCGGGTGGCGCTGACCCTGCGGGTGGTCGGTGGCCTGACCAGCGAGGAGATCGCCCGCGCGTTCCTGGTGTCCGTGCCGACCGTGCAGGCCCGCATCACCCGGGCCAAGAAGGCGATCGCCGCCGCCGGGGTGCCGTTCGAGCTGCCGGCGGCCGACGAGCGCCGGGAACGGCTGGCCGGCGTCCTCGGCGTCGTCCACGCGATCTTCACCGAGGGCTCGACGGCCACCTCCGGCGACCGGCTGCTGCGCCCCGACCTCGCGGCCGAGGCGATCCGGCTGGCCCGCCTCCTGGCCACGGTGCAGCCGGACGAGCCGGAGGTGCACGGCCTGCTCGCGCTCTGCGAGCTGACCGCGGCGCGCTTCCCGGCCCGGACCGCCCCGGACGGCGCGCCGGTCCTCCTCGACGAGCAGGACCGACGGCGGTGGGACGGCGCGGCGATCCGTCGCGGGCTGGCCGCCCTGACCCGGGCCGCGGCGGGCGGCCTCGGCCCGTACGGGATCCAGGCCGCGATCGCCGCCACCCACGCCGCGGCGCCCTCGGTCGAGTCGACCGACTGGCCCCGGATCGTGCTGCTCTACGAGGCGCTCGGCCGGGTCGCGCCCTCGCCGGTGGTCACCCTCAACCGGGCCGTCGCGGTGGCCATGGCCACCGGCCCGGCACCGGCCCTGGCCATCGTGGACGAGCTGATCGCCGCGGACCGGCTGCCCGGCTCGCACCTGGTCCCGACCGTACGCGGGGAACTGCTGGCCCGGCTCGGCCGGCGACCCGAGGCGCGCGCCGAGCTGGCGCGGGCGGCCCGGCTCTGCGCCAACGAGCGGGAGCGGTCGGTGCTGCTGCGCAAGGCGGCCGCGCTGAGCTGAGCCGACTGTCGGTGGGGCCTGCCATCATCCGGTGATGGATGCCGAAGCTGTCGTACGCGCGTTGTGGGACCGGATGCAGGCCCGCGACTGGGCCGGGGTCGGTGGGCTGCTCGCCGACGACGTGGTGGTGGAGTGGCCGGCCAGCGCCGAGCGGATCGTCGGCCGGGACAACTACGTGAAGATCAACGCCGAGTATCCAGAGGGCTGGTCGATCCGGGTGCTGCGGGTGGTGGCCGCCGGTGACACGGTGGTCTCCGAGGTGGAGGTGCCGCACGAGACCATGGGCGTGCACCGGGTCGCGTCGTTCTGGACCGTGCGCGACGGGACCATCGTCGACGGCCGGGAGTACTGGACGAGCCTCGGCCAGGACCCGTCCCCGCAGTGGCGATCCGCCTGGGTCCAGCCGATCTGACGCCCCGCCGTCCGGCCGACGCCCCGGGCCGTCACGGTGCCGGCGCGCGACGGCGGCCGTCGATGGGTTTGCCGGGGTGCCCGGCGGGGGCATTGACGGTGATCCGGTCTTGGCAGTAGACCTTGGTGATGGAGGCGCGCCGATGAGGAAAGCTCCGCTCACGCTGGAACAGTTGCGCGTCGCCGTCGGCGAGGGCGAGATCGACACGGTGGTGCTCGCGCTGACCGACATGCAGGGCCGCCTGCAGGGCAAGCGGTTCCACGCCCCCTTCTTCCTGGACCAGGTGGTCGCGAACGGCAGCGAGGGCTGCAACTACCTGCTCGCGGTGGACGTCGACATGAACACCGTCGACGGGTACGCGATGTCGAGCTGGGAGCGCGGCTACGGCGACTTCGCGATGCGCCCCGACCTGGACACGCTGCGCCGTACGCCGTGGCAGCCCGGCAGCGCGCTGCTGCTGGCCGACCTGGAGTGGCTGGACGGCTCCGGCCCGGTGATCGCCTCGCCCCGGCAGATCCTGCGCCGGCAGCTCGACCGGCTGGCCGCGCACGGGCTGACCGCGTACGCCGGCACCGAGCTGGAGTTCGTGCTCTACCGCGACTCGTACGAGGAGGCGTGGCGGCGCGGCTACCGCGAGCTGACCCCGGCGAACCAGTACAACGTGGACTACTCGCTGCTCGGCACCGCCCGGGTGGAGCCGCTGCTGCGCCGCATCCGCACCGAGATGGCCGGCGCGGGGCTGACCCCGGAGAGCGCC
This genomic window contains:
- a CDS encoding sulfotransferase domain-containing protein, which codes for MPAPQRHVSGISDSSRWDGFPFRPDDIVLSTPSKCGTTWAQMICALLIFGGPELPAPLTALSPWLDMRLRPLDEVRHVLDRQTHRRFIKTHTPLDGLPVAPGVTYLVVGRDPRDVAVSMSHHRGNLDDAVIRRLLPPAGPAPDRPRPPRPSDPRLRVLQWLDEDLAGLVQHLADAWDRRHDEQVVLLHYADLSRDLAGQMRRLAGRLGIDVPECRWPDLVRAATFSEMRGRADRLAPDEGLGLFADPDRFFHSGTTGQWRDLLTAADEAHYQRRLAALAPAELRHWLHHGTGAS
- the pcaF gene encoding 3-oxoadipyl-CoA thiolase, which codes for MSVAYLVSGVRTPIGRYAGALAGVRPDDLAAHVLRELVARHPAVDWARTDDVLLGCANQAGEDNRNVARMAALLAGLPEEVPGSTVNRLCGSGLDALATAARSIVAGEADLVVAGGVESMSRAPFVMPKATTPFSRTAEVYDTTIGWRLVNPLMQKAWGIDSMPETAENVAAQYGIDRVAQDEFALRSQQRTAKAQADGRFAEEIVPVTVPAGRRETKLVETDEHPRETSLEKLAALPTPFRDGGTVTAGNSSGVNDGAVALLVASAAAVERYGLTPLARVTGAAAAGVPPRIMGIGPVPATRKLLDRHGLGLADLDVIELNEAFAAQSVAVLRELGLPEDAEHVNPNGGAIALGHPLGASGARLALTAALELRRRGGRRALATMCVGVGQGISLLLESAA
- a CDS encoding glutathione S-transferase family protein, with product MTRAQFSAETAGGGEFVRQPNRFTGRVTPHSTSPEGGGPDEAGRWPLEAGRYRLIWCRACPWAHRARIVRGLLGLDEVISLGTVDPIRDERGWRFTLDPDGFDPALGIGFLSEAYLATDPDYSGRVTVPALVDTLTGRVVTNDYPQLTLDLSTEWRRFHAPDAPDLYPVALRPELDALMAEIHRDVNNGVYRCGFATSQQAYDEAYTALFARLDALSERLAGQRYLMGDAITEADVRLFTTLVRFDVAYHGHFKCNRQKLTELPVLWAYARDLFQTPGFGETVDFDHIKRHYYATHEAINPTRIVPLGPDTSGWTTPHGRG
- a CDS encoding MBL fold metallo-hydrolase, with the translated sequence MRITVLGGLGAWPTAEQACSGFLVEHDGFRMLIDPGYATLQPLLARIPAARVDAVYVSHGHPDHCADLQPLLRARVLADRSGPPLPVHAPAGSLDRLLAVDEPGLVEPAYAARPFAPGDSFPIGPFAVTTWSLPHWVPNAGARFTGPGGVLAHTGDTGPSPDLVDLARDADLLIAEATYPVAVPDRHAGNLSSAAEVGRYASAAGARRVLLTHLWPGTDPALALAATRQAYAGPVEVARPGLVCGIGV
- a CDS encoding putative bifunctional diguanylate cyclase/phosphodiesterase, with product MRAPDPDGGGFSRPGAQAYAAEWARAVRRIGFVPLSAAETERLLLVHTVRLGQVLLAPAFSARAAEDVGRALVEAHLTEPGVLDWSVQALGDRFLPWVVPAHPELPEAEERIAALQGALAAGFARALRDRTFSQQERIARSAWQARDAVEQALRDSEARFRAVFTGAAIGIGIAAIDGTILEVNQSFADMLGYTADELHEINVAALFHADDAAGMWELYQELIEGKHDSARVEKRYHRKDGSVVWTDLAVSLIRYDDGRPRFTVAMIEDITERYELQQRLRFQALHDPLTGLPNRTLFFETLERLFGAAGREQRIGLCFIDLDGFKAINDSLGHDLGDRLLKVIGRRLADCVAGRGHLVARMGGDEFVILVDSGGGLDDAVEVAELALAAVSAPVHVGDQQLAVSASIGIVDCPAVETSASELMKAADTTLYWAKAEGRGRWAVYDPERSAADIARSALAAGLPAALDRGEFVLHYQPIVSLLDGSMTAVEALVRWQHPELGLIGPDRFIGLAEETGLIVRLGAWVLRQACRDAEGWRRAFPGTGLVVSVNLAARQADDPAIVETVAEALQHTGLPAELLQLELTESAVMGAAGEPLRSLRQLAGLGVRLAIDDFGTGYSNLAYLRRLPIHSLKLAGPFVEGIRADGPDVADHRDERIVDALVRLAHALELWVTAEAVETELQAERLRALRCDTGQGRFFGAPMPAAHIRARLAARPGPVVDAAAVDGNAGPGGEAQEETR
- a CDS encoding SAM-dependent methyltransferase; translation: MPTPEGIPAEIDLSRPSAARVYDYFLGGAHNFEIDRQLAEQIASMTPNLAATMRSGREFLRRAVRVLLDAGIDQFLDIGSGIPTVGNVHEVAQAANPAARIVYVDIDPVAVAHSREILADNDRAVAVHGDLREPKLILDQAKASGLIDFDRPVGILLAGVVHFIPDVDRPADILATLRAAAAPGSFLVISHSTFEDQPQEMLDAQRLSARTATEITLRSRAEITGYFGDWTVLEPGVVHMPLWRPDSPSDVDEHPERFGAFGGVARYDRAAG
- a CDS encoding DUF456 domain-containing protein; the protein is MSLSDTQAVVSVVAALAILAGLAGVVVPGLPALPLCWGGVLVWALFGQAGPGRWAVLAAATVVAAGGTVVKYAWPGRNLKRVGVPTSSLLAGGLLGLVGFFVIPVVGLPIGFVGGIWGAERLRLGSNQLAWPATVQAVKAAGLSMLVEFLAGVVVAGLWVAGLLFA